A single Cannabis sativa cultivar Pink pepper isolate KNU-18-1 chromosome 7, ASM2916894v1, whole genome shotgun sequence DNA region contains:
- the LOC115698029 gene encoding uncharacterized protein LOC115698029, giving the protein MPCLYITTNVNLEEEGVDTDSIFSEATKAVSAIFQKPENFVMVILKGSVSISFGGNKEPAAYAEVVTMGGLNSAVKKRLISTLGAILHSKLNVPPPRFFLKAFDTTAGRTSTTSSSSKL; this is encoded by the exons atgccTTGCCTTTACATAACAACAAATGTAAACTTAGAAGAAGAAGGAGTTGATACTGATTCCATCTTTTCTGAAGCCACAAAAGCTGTCTCTGCCATTTTTCAAAAGCCAGAAAAT tTTGTGATGGTGATATTAAAAGGGTCAGTGAGCATATCATTTGGTGGGAACAAAGAGCCAGCAGCGTACGCAGAGGTAGTGACTATGGGCGGCCTTAACTCGGCGGTGAAGAAGCGGCTCATCTCAACACTCGGCGCTATTCTTCATTCCAAATTAAACGTTCCACCGCCTCGATTTTTCCTCAAGGCTTTCGACACTACAGCTGGGCGGACTTCTACTACTTCTAGCTCCTCAAAATTATGA
- the LOC115698091 gene encoding uncharacterized protein LOC115698091 isoform X1 has product MPCLNLSTNVTLEGVDTSSILSEATSAVAKLIGKPESYVMIVLKGSIPISFGGKEDPAAYGELVSIGGLNPDVNKKLSAAVAEILETKLSVPKNRFFLKFYDTKANQTQEHAQCLHALHQN; this is encoded by the exons ATGCCTTGCCTTAACCTCTCCACTAACGTCACCCTCGAAGGCGTAGACACCTCCTCTATTCTCTCCGAAGCTACCTCCGCCGTCGCCAAGCTCATTGGCAAGCCTGAATCC TATGTGATGATTGTGCTGAAGGGCTCAATTCCAATCTCATTTGGTGGGAAAGAAGACCCTGCAGCATATGGTGAGTTGGTCTCAATTGGTGGCCTTAACCCTGATGTGAACAAGAAGCTGAGTGCTGCAGTCGCTGAGATTCTTGAGACCAAGTTGTCTGTACCCAAAAACCGATTCTTCCTCAAATTCTATGACACCAAG GCCAACCAAACTCAAGAACATGCACAGTGTTTACATGCATTACACCAGAACTAG
- the LOC115698091 gene encoding uncharacterized protein LOC115698091 isoform X2, translating to MPCLNLSTNVTLEGVDTSSILSEATSAVAKLIGKPESYVMIVLKGSIPISFGGKEDPAAYGELVSIGGLNPDVNKKLSAAVAEILETKLSVPKNRFFLKFYDTKGSNFGWNGSTF from the exons ATGCCTTGCCTTAACCTCTCCACTAACGTCACCCTCGAAGGCGTAGACACCTCCTCTATTCTCTCCGAAGCTACCTCCGCCGTCGCCAAGCTCATTGGCAAGCCTGAATCC TATGTGATGATTGTGCTGAAGGGCTCAATTCCAATCTCATTTGGTGGGAAAGAAGACCCTGCAGCATATGGTGAGTTGGTCTCAATTGGTGGCCTTAACCCTGATGTGAACAAGAAGCTGAGTGCTGCAGTCGCTGAGATTCTTGAGACCAAGTTGTCTGTACCCAAAAACCGATTCTTCCTCAAATTCTATGACACCAAG GGTTCCAACTTTGGATGGAATGGAAGTACCTTCTAA
- the LOC115697290 gene encoding PRA1 family protein B4 — translation MASSSPPVLPISNSQPPVVAVSSASSGGSAQSQAPISTPAVRTFINHISENVRNGLSQRRPWAELFDRSAFAKPESVSDATLRIRKNYSYFRVNYMAVVAGILAVSLLTNPMSLLVLLGLLCSWLFLYLFRPSDQPLVLFGRTFSDTQTLWGLIGLSVFVVFLTSVGSLLISALMIGFAVVFAHGAFRVPEDLFLDEQENNPATGFLSFLSGAASNAAAAAGPAVVAARV, via the coding sequence ATGGCGTCTTCATCTCCACCAGTGCTTCCGATCTCAAATTCTCAGCCTCCAGTTGTCGCTGTTTCTTCCGCTTCCAGTGGTGGTTCGGCTCAATCTCAAGCACCGATCTCAACCCCTGCTGTCCGTACATTCATAAACCACATTTCCGAAAATGTTCGCAACGGACTCTCTCAGCGTAGGCCGTGGGCGGAGCTTTTCGATCGGTCTGCTTTCGCCAAGCCGGAATCGGTCTCCGATGCTACTCTACGAATCCGCAAGAACTACTCTTACTTCCGAGTCAATTACATGGCTGTCGTAGCTGGTATCCTCGCCGTGTCTTTGCTTACAAATCCGATGTCCTTGCTTGTTCTTCTCGGTCTCCTCTGTTCTTGGCTTTTTCTTTACCTATTTCGTCCATCGGATCAGCCTCTCGTCCTCTTTGGCCGTACATTTTCTGATACCCAGACTCTCTGGGGTTTGATCGGGCTCAGCGTCTTCGTCGTTTTCCTCACCAGTGTCGGATCCCTCCTGATCTCTGCTCTCATGATCGGATTCGCTGTAGTTTTCGCTCACGGTGCATTTAGGGTTCCCGAGGATCTTTTCTTGGATGAACAGGAGAATAATCCAGCTACTGGATTTCTATCTTTCCTTAGCGGAGCCGCATCTAATGCCGCAGCCGCCGCTGGTCCTGCCGTCGTTGCAGCTCGGGTCTGA
- the LOC115697525 gene encoding probably inactive leucine-rich repeat receptor-like protein kinase IMK2, translating into MGNKCLFSKFLLYGGFLFFQLILFFYSEPVSGQSWDGIIVTQANFQALQAFKHELIDPKGYLRSWNDTGYGACSGKWAGIKCLKGQVIAIQLPWKGLGGRISEKIGQLQGLRKISLHDNYLSGSVPFSLGFLPNLRGVYLFNNRLSGSIPPSIGNCLLLQTLDLSNNSLTGVIPSSLSNSTKLFRINLSFNSLSGSIPISLTNSHSLTFLDLQHNKFSGSIPSSWGSSNSIGTRNFPYQLQILTLDHNNFSGMIPTTLSKLGQLEQVSLSNNQISGTIPSELGSLTRLQNLDLSNNAINGSLPVSFSRLSSLVTLNLGGNHIGNQIPESLDRLHNLSALILKDNQFIGSIPDTLSNISGINQIDLSGNKLTGEIPASFVNLANLTSFNVSYNNLSGSVPSLLSKKFNSSSFVGNIQLCGYSTSSICSSQTPENPPAPSPEAQKMKHHHHHKLSTKDILLIAAGCLLLVLLLLCCFLLCCFIRKRAASKGKDGTTSKQAAATEKAASAGVEVQSGGDAGGKLVHFDGPFVFTADDLLCATAEIMGKSTYGTSYKATLEDGNQVAVKRLREKTTKGQKEFEAEAAALGKIRHPNLLALRAYYLGPKGEKLLVFDYMSKGSLASFLHARGPETVIDWPTRMNIAMDVTRGLLYLHTQENMVHGNLTSSNILLDEQTKAHIADTGLSRLMTSAANTNVIATAGSLGYNAPELTKTKKANIKTDVYSLGVIILELLTGKSPGEPTNGMDLPQWVASIVKEEWTNEVFDLELMRDAPAIGDELLNTLKLSLHCVDPSPEARPEVQQVLHQLEEIRPEAAAAAAAAVPSASSTEEGTKDE; encoded by the exons ATGGGAAATAAATGCTTATTTAGCAAGTTTTTGTTATATGGAGGATTCTTGTTTTTTCAACTTATTCTCTTTTTCTATTCTGAGCCTGTTTCAGGACAATCATGGGATGGTATAATAGTCACACAAGCTAATTTTCAAGCTCTTCAAGCCTTCAAACATGAACTAATTGATCCAAAAGGCTATCTTAGGAGCTGGAATGACACTGGCTATGGTGCTTGTTCTGGTAAATGGGCAGGAATCAAGTGTTTAAAGGGACAAGTTATTGCTATTCAGCTTCCATGGAAGGGGCTCGGCGGCCGAATCTCGGAGAAGATTGGGCAACTCCAAGGTCTTAGAAAGATTAGTCTTCATGACAATTATCTTTCTGGTAGTGTTCCATTCTCACTTGGGTTCCTTCCTAATCTCAGAGGAGTTTATCTCTTCAACAACAGACTTTCTGGCTCAATCCCTCCTTCAATTGGTAACTGTCTTTTACTTCAAACTCTTGATCTAAGCAATAATTCACTCACTGGTGTTATTCCTTCTAGTCTTTCAAACTCAACCAAGTTGTTTAGAATCAATCTCAGCTTTAATTCTCTTTCTGGTTCTATCCCAATCAGTCTCACCAACTCTCATTCCCTTACATTCCTTGATCTTCAACACAACAAGTTCTCTGGTTCTATTCCAAGTAGTTGGGGTAGTAGTAATAGTATTGGGACAAGAAATTTTCCTTACCAACTCCAAATATTGACCCTTGATCATAACAACTTCTCTGGAATGATTCCAACTACTCTTAGCAAATTGGGTCAACTTGAACAAGTCTCTCTTAGTAATAATCAGATTAGTGGGACAATACCAAGTGAGTTAGGGAGTTTGACAAGACTTCAAAATCTTGACTTGTCAAATAATGCCATCAATGGAAGTTTGCCTGTTAGTTTTTCTAGACTCTCTTCATTAGTTACTCTCAATCTTGGGGGAAACCACATTGGGAATCAGATCCCAGAATCATTGGATCGATTGCATAATCTTTCAGCTTTGATTCTTAAAGATAATCAGTTTATTGGTTCAATTCCAGATACCCTTTCCAACATATCTGGAATTAATCAGATTGATTTATCTGGGAACAAGTTAACTGGTGAAATTCCAGCTTCTTTTGTCAACTTAGCAAATCTCACTTCTTTCAATGTTTCTTACAACAATCTATCTGGTTCTGTTCCATCCCTACTCTCCAAAAAATTCAATTCAAGTTCATTTGTTGGTAACATTCAGCTATGTGGTTATAGCACTTCATCCATATGCTCATCTCAAACACCCGAAAACCCTCCAGCTCCATCGCCAGAAGCTCAAAAGATGAAGCACCATCACCACCACAAACTAAGTACAAAAGATATTCTTCTAATAGCTGCAGGTTGCCTCCTACTGGTTCTTCTACTATTGTGCTGCTTTTTGCTTTGTTGCTTCATCAGGAAAAGGGCTGCTTCAAAAGGAAAAGATGGTACAACTTCTAAGCAGGCTGCAGCCACCGAGAAGGCAGCTTCAGCTGGCGTTGAAGTTCAATCGGGTGGTGATGCTGGTGGAAAGCTTGTTCACTTTGATGGTCCATTTGTGTTTACAGCTGATGATTTGTTATGTGCAACAGCTGAGATTATGGGAAAGAGTACTTATGGAACATCATACAAGGCGACACTTGAGGACGGTAATCAAGTCGCGGTGAAGAGGTTGAGAGAAAAGACTACTAAAGGGCAGAAAGAGTTTGAAGCTGAGGCTGCTGCACTTGGGAAAATTAGACATCCTAATCTCCTTGCTCTTAGAGCCTATTACTTGGGACCTAAAGGAGAAAAGCTTCTTGTTTTCGATTATATGTCTAAAGGGAGCCTTGCTTCCTTTCTTCATG CTCGGGGTCCAGAGACTGTGATTGATTGGCCAACAAGGATGAACATAGCCATGGATGTTACAAGAGGACTTCTCTACCTCCATACTCAAGAAAACATGGTTCATGGAAACTTAACATCTAGCAACATACTACTAGACGAGCAAACCAAAGCCCACATTGCAGACACCGGCCTTTCGCGTCTCATGACAAGTGCAGCAAACACAAATGTGATTGCCACTGCTGGATCACTAGGCTACAATGCACCAGAGCTCACCAAGACAAAGAAAGCCAACATAAAAACCGATGTCTACAGCCTTGGAGTGATCATATTGGAACTCTTAACAGGAAAATCGCCAGGGGAGCCAACAAACGGTATGGACTTACCCCAATGGGTGGCTTCCATTGTTAAAGAAGAGTGGACAAATGAAGTTTTTGATTTGGAACTTATGAGGGATGCACCGGCTATAGGCGATGAGTTGCTCAACACTTTGAAATTGTCCTTGCATTGTGTTGATCCCTCACCCGAAGCAAGACCTGAAGTTCAACAAGTTCTTCATCAGCTTGAGGAGATTAGGCCAGaggcagcagcagcagcagcagcagcagtacCTTCTGCTAGTTCCACTGAAGAAGGAACCAAAGATGAGTAA
- the LOC115698207 gene encoding uncharacterized protein LOC115698207, whose amino-acid sequence MADLPLQKIAISGPTLASLIQRFSFSPGAVDGLLFGHVTHITPSNLSDDFPSTTTPTSDSSPLVATVTGFICSGTINSFYDSTGRIDSQALNRLLAGSDQHRTLIGWFSGRRKTQLRPSIREFCVSASLSLKTDLSIPIVDNPIAANLASCVFILFGTPFLDQPIHTHEYRGYQFRTLARSFEPKSIDIVNIGPAFRGNYGSFSPNSPFPLLPCELRTSPMSEDRNDESLGQRKQVSKIQRELDVCAQGLEVGELSKLMGSQAMNYTSGVEDMYEKMLAKIENLASLVEKSSANVLEQENHNRKLKSKIARFPAME is encoded by the exons ATGGCCGACCTTCCTCTACAGAAGATAGCAATATCAGGCCCAACCCTAGCGTCTCTCATTCAACGCTTCTCATTCTCCCCAGGCGCAGTCGACGGTCTTCTATTCGGCCACGTCACACACATAACTCCCTCCAATCTCTCCGATGACTTCCCTTCCACCACTACTCCGACCTCTGATTCTTCTCCTCTGGTCGCCACTGTCACCGGATTCATCTGCTCAGGGACTATCAACAGTTTCTACGACTCCACCGGAAGAATCGACTCTCAGGCTCTCAATCGCCTTCTCGCCGGTTCAGACCAACATCGCACGCTCATTGGTTGGTTCTCCGGTCGAAGAAAAACCCAGCTTCGACCTTCAATCCGTGAATTCTGTGTCTCGGCTTCTCTTTCCTTAAAGACTGATCTTTCTATCCCTATCGTAGACAATCCGATCGCCGCTAATCTTGCCTCGTGTGTCTTCATACTCTTTGGTACTCCGTTTCTTGACCAACCCATTCATACCCACGAGTACAGGGGTTACCAGTTTCGGACATTAGCTCGATCTTTTGAGCCCAAATCGATCGACATTGTCAACATTGGGCCTGCGTTTCGAGGAAATTACGGTTCTTTCAGTCCCAACTCGCCGTTTCCTCTCTTGCCCTGTGAGCTGAGGACTTCGCCTATGAGCGAGGACAGGAACGATGAGAGTTTGGGTCAGAGGAAACAGGTGTCGAAGATTCAGAGGGAATTGGATGTGTGTGCCCAGGGTTTGGAGGTTGGGGAACTTAGTAAACTAATGGGGTCTCAAGCCATGAATTATACAAGTGGTGTTGAGGACATGTATGAGAAAATGCTTGCAAAGATTGAGAATTTGGCTAGTCTTGTGGAGAAGAGCTCAGCTAATGTTCTTGAACAG GAAAATCATAATAGGAAGTTAAAGTCCAAAATTGCTAGGTTTCCTGCGATGGAATAG